Proteins encoded within one genomic window of Cyprinus carpio isolate SPL01 chromosome B22, ASM1834038v1, whole genome shotgun sequence:
- the LOC109066488 gene encoding abnormal spindle-like microcephaly-associated protein homolog, which yields MRRNSLDPQYKEATGDWRGSVRELLSFVAKHQAILLGKAEAKKKKKKTLWDSIKSKKGVPAPSKEKKVSSMPIKAAHKTFHVSRQSQYRKDRTSNPLSPLNQERSAYGSNAIRTNAPSSTPEMSKPVFVTEKFEDVHLQKNSPVVVLVPAERFLYTPGNKDMPFSRKAECKEISRVLNKTLSPASTPERFGNPLSSYFQSPLPVIGQFAQDQSREPEKPSLSVKGALDVIGSDLSHAVSPPNACSSFDFSDSLESEKTDPERSFRAAAVISPPVEDAHPRLTFCVKPNKVIGIESNHDACRLKALPFSTATVTKLSKVDDALVPDGPKKFPVNSTTVTKGKLEASVESPGLRKKKTSRRRLLEKTLELSEASNAESNKSSPDSALPVISSDSSPDVALESKCSVTSMQITKEKPTSKLSPPEQLLSSISPIRPQVLTMVSSSPSSGLELAAGNVFDKVQPGLYQDQFPVQSRTSVQSKKRKSDEFLRGQSEDKTNVRAKKCRAPAHATERPSHERTFTSRSTSGQQHKAIAPPSSNFTKPPPKKSSPKTTQKDGRSVKSLSSSSRKPARIVAVAQAKLTFIKQSQTAIPRHPLPFAAKNMFYDDRWIEKQERGFTWWMNYVLTPDDFKVATEVTEVNALSLTMGNDKFNIPKAPTKEEMSFSTYTARQRLNRLRRAACKLFTSDTMIKAIQRLELEVEAKRLLVRKDRHLWKDIGERQKVLNWLISYNPLWLRIGLETIYGELISLESNSDVMGLAMFILGRLLWNPDLAAEFRHPKVLNLYRDGHEEALSRFTLKKLILLVCFLDKAKESRLIEHDPCLFCMDAEFKSSKDLLLAFSRDFLSGEGILSRHLSHLGLAVSHVQTPLDEFNFAVKNLAVDLRCGIRLVRVMELFTLDWTLSRNLRIPAISRLQKVHNVDVALQVLKNKGVDLRDEHGANIDSRDIVDGHREKTLNLLWKIIFAFQVEVLLDENQLKEEISFLRKTWRTKQKLASVMANSGVAVTRMKSRQAFEHPSQKVTLLMDWVNAVCEFYNLKAENFTVSFSDGRILCYLIHHYHPGHLPAEEIQQRTTQTTECGHRGRVELNNSSTDSDCSFENSPTVQTESPSVDFKELLEKERSNFQLVNTAVSYLGGVPAMINPEDMSNTIPNEKVVTCYLSFLCARLLDLRNETRAARVIQGAWRRYKLQKNIELIQQRNLAATKIQALVRKFILRRRMIRQNKAALMIQTFCRGYVAREKLRVLKKEKQFALQNAAATVIQKTYKAWRIQSLLKKNHAASVIQAAFRKWHAKKLLERNAAALRIQAWYRMQRCKTQYLDMKSKAVCVQAWFRGHLQRCKFRTLKKRHDASVVIQSAFRAYLVRKHVSKMKQNAVAIQRWFQACMLRKAEQKRYFKIKSAVLVLQAAFRGWRVRRSVAQRLQAALLIQTAFRRFMAQRHYLRLKRSAIFLQQRYRAKVLGDKLRQEYMALKLASATIQAIWRGRAERKKISQLHRFASIIQSNYRRYVAQTRFLEMKQAAVVIQRRYRAFRDGRRVYAEYTEIKRATIVLQSAYRGKRARQELQKKNKAATLIQSVIRAHSCRQRFLALKRAAIVIQQHHRGLALGRLERSHYILLRQATITLQAIYRGSKVRQNLRREHQAATIIQAQFRMHKVRVAFLAAKCAAILIQRQYRVYRVGKCMQATYLQTKNAAVVIQSAFKGMRVRNNLRKSHQAATVIQAHFRGHSQLKKYQRQQWAASILQQRFRAIMTKNTVMKRYAAIKTAAICIQSAFRGMMVRKQIAEWHKSAKMIQETYRAYKQRRDYLALRNATIRIQQQYRAIVSARQQCKRFCSLRPAAITLQSMYRGMRVRKEIDRKHKAATVIQAMYKMYKTRVPFQAMKLAALVIQRKYRCHLLRKEARENFLKLRCSAIAIQAIYRGNRTRRDIARMNFAATVIQQKYLAYKQRKCFLSIRAAVEFCQRHYRSVLAARRDRRDYFAKRRAAVAIQATFRGMQVRRQIRREHEAATIIQSHVRKHILKLRFQRLRRAVCTVQQRFRANKMMKREMAALQEQKSAATILQAAYRGMKSRQTLKQMHQAATTVQATFRAYRACKRYLAMKYAAIVIQQRYRATNVAKQQRKHFLEMCQSALVVQACYRGLKVRRKLLQQCQAAVLIQSCFRRHKEMVKYQAMRLSAIIIQNHYRSYTQARAVRENYLQLRKSAIVIQAAFRGHSLRIQLAEKQEASIIIQATFRMYQQRSTFKRQRWAARVLQQRFRALKLRDEQMCRYQQVRNAAVCLQKSFRGMKGRELARRTKAARTIQSYLRMAVQRQRFLKEKAAAITIQSVYRGHCARVQHARMQASATLIQKWYRSCKLVQKDQNDFVALKQATLTLQSALRGMLVRRLAKRRRAAIKIQSVMRMHVQRKRYMLLRSSILKLQAHYRMFVDRRRYRRLQAATVTLQKHYRAHRATVEQRSSYLKTLQNIKILQARVRGHIEYRRFQRLRASAITIQAHYRGMIERRRFRHLKESVLVIQKQYRAFRLCQRERAQFLQLQKSAVVIQTAFRAYQTRQHAVRAQAAQKIQAWFRGRIARRNYILKQAAIATISRCIQARRQRSSF from the exons ATGAGGCGCAACTCTCTGGATCCTCAATACAAAGAGGCCACTGGGGATTG GCGGGGTTCGGTTCGAGAACTCCTCAGCTTTGTTGCAAAACACCAGGCGATTTTGCTTGGGAAAGCAGAGgcgaaaaagaagaaaaag AAAACCTTATGGGATTCAATTAAATCCAAGAAGGGTGTCCCGGCACCCTCAAAAGAGAAGAAAGTGTCTTCAATGCCGATAAAGGCTGCACATAAGACATTTCATGTCTCACGCCAGTCGCAATACAGAAAAGATAGAACATCCAACCCGTTGTCGCCATTAAACCAGGAACGGTCTGCCTATGGGTCCAATGCCATCAGGACGAATGCACCATCCTCCACTCCTGAGATGTCAAAgcctgtttttgtgacagaaAAGTTTGAAGATGTGCATTTGCAAAAGAACTCACCAGTGGTCGTCTTAGTACCAGCAGAGAGATTTTTGTATACACCTGGTAACAAGGATATGCCTTTTTCACGTAAAGCAGAGTGCAAAGAAATCTCAAGGGTTTTGAATAAAACACTCTCTCCTGCCAGCACCCCAGAGAGGTTTGGAAATCCATTGTCTTCATACTTTCAGAGTCCACTTCCCGTGATTGGACAATTTGCGCAAGATCAAAGTCGAGAGCCAGAGAAACCGTCTTTGTCTGTAAAAGGCGCTCTGGATGTTATAGGATCAGATCTGTCGCATGCGGTGAGTCCTCCTAATGCTTGCTCAAGCTTTGATTTTTCTGATTCTCTTGAGTCTGAAAAAACGGATCCAGAAAGATCATTCAGAGCGGCAGCAGTCATTTCACCACCAGTTGAAGACGCTCACCCACGGTTGACTTTCTGTGTGAAACCCAACAAAGTCATAGGCATTGAATCAAATCATGATGCATGTAGGCTCAAGGCGTTACCTTTTAGCACCGCCACAGTGACCAAGTTGAGTAAAGTGGATGATGCCCTTGTTCCTGATGGTCCCAAGAAGTTTCCTGTGAATTCTACCACAGTGACCAAAGGCAAACTAGAAGCCTCTGTTGAGAGTCCAGGCTTGCGTAAAAAGAAAACTTCCAGGCGCAGGCTCTTGGAGAAGACCTTGGAGCTCTCAGAAGCTAGTAATGCAGAATCCAACAAAAGTTCTCCTGACAGTGCTTTACCTGTCATCAGCTCAGATTCAAGTCCAGATGTGGCACTAGAGTCCAAATGTTCTGTAACTTCAATGCAGATTACAAAAGAGAAGCCAACCTCAAAGTTATCCCCTCCTGAACAGCTTTTGTCCTCTATATCTCCCATACGACCTCAAGTTTTGACCATGGTTAGTAGCAGTCCGTCAAGTGGTCTGGAGTTGGCAGCTGGTAACGTCTTTGACAAAGTGCAACCAGGTCTTTATCAGGACCAGTTTCCTGTGCAAAGCAGGACATCTGTGCagagtaaaaagagaaaaagtgatGAGTTTTTGAGGGGTCAGTCAGAAGACAAGACAAACGTCCGAGCAAAAAAGTGCCGTGCTCCGGCACATGCGACAGAGAGACCAAGCCATGAAAGAACGTTCACTTCAAGGTCCACATCTGGACAGCAACACAAAGCTATAG CTCCACCAAGCTCAAATTTCACAAAACCTCCACCAAAGAAATCCTCTCCAAAAACTACTCAGAAAG ATGGCCGGTCTGTGAAGTCACTGAGCAGCTCGAGTCGAAAGCCTGCAAGGATCGTGGCTGTAGCGCAGGCCAAACTGACCTTTATAAAGCAATCACAGACTG CCATACCAAGGCATCCTCTGCCATTTGCTGCAAAGAACATGTTTTATGATGATCGCTGGATTGAGAAACAAGAGCGGGGCTTCACCTGGTGGATGAATTACGTTCTCACTCCTGATGATTTTAAAGTTGCTACTGAAGTTACCGAAG TGAATGCCTTATCATTAACTATGGGGAACGACAAATTCAATATACCCAAAGCACCAACAAAAGAAGAGATGTCTTTTAGTACCTATACAGCCCGTCAACGGCTAAACCGCCTTCGGCGAGCGGCTTGCAAGCTTTTTACGTCAGACACCATGATAAAGGCCATCCAGAGACTGGAGCTGGAAGTAGAAGCCAAGAGACTCCTTGTGCGAAAGGACCGACATCTCTGGAAGGACATAG GTGAGCGTCAGAAAGTTCTGAACTGGCTGATATCATACAATCCACTTTGGCTGCGAATCGGACTTGAG ACAATCTATGGAGAGCTAATATCACTTGAAAGTAACAGTGATGTCATGGGACTGGCCATGTTTATTCTTGGACGTCTCCTGTGGAACCCAGACTTAGCCGCTGAGTTCAGACACCCTAAAGTGCTCAATTTGTACAGAGATG GCCACGAGGAGGCGCTCTCTCGCTTCACTCTAAAGAAACTTATCCTGCTGGTCTGCTTTCTGGATAAAGCCAAAGAGTCCAGACTGATCGAACATGATCCTTGTTTGTTCTGCATGGATGCTGAATTTAAG TCAAGCAAAGATCTGCTACTGGCGTTTTCTCGGGACTTCCTCAGCGGTGAAGGCATTTTGTCACGGCACCTCAGCCACTTGGGCCTAGCTGTATCCCATGTTCAGACTCCTCTGGATGAGTTCAACTTTGCTGTGAAGAATCTTGCTGTTGATTTGAGATGTGGCATTCGTTTGgt ACGGGTCATGGAGCTCTTCACTCTGGACTGGACTTTGTCTAGAAATCTGAGGATACCTGCTATTAGCCGCTTGCAGAAAGTGCACAATGTTGATGTTGCACTACAGGTTCTGAAAAACAAAGGTGTTGACCTTAGAGATGAGCATG GAGCGAACATTGACTCCAGAGACATTGTGGATGGACACAGGGAAAAAACCCTAAACCTTCTGTGGAAGATCATATTTGCCTTCCAG GTGGAAGTGCTACTTGATGAGAATCAACTCAAAGAGGAAATCAGTTTCCTCAGGAAAACATGGAGGACTAAACAGAAGCTGGCCTCAGTCATGGCTAACAGTGGGGTTGCAGTGACAAGGATGAAGTCAAGACAAGCATTTGAACATCCCAGCCAGAAAGTGACACTGCTCATGGACTGGGTCAATGCTGTTTGTGAGTTCTACAACCTAAAG GCTGAAAATTTCACGGTGTCATTCTCAGATGGTCGTATCCTGTGCTACCTCATTCATCATTACCATCCTGGTCATCTCCCTGCAGAAGAGATTCAGCAGAGAACAACACAGACCACTGAATGTGGTCATCGTGGCAGAGTGGAGCTCAATAACTCCTCGACTGACTCGGACTGCTCTTTTGAAAATTCACCCACAGTACAAACTG AATCCCCTTCAGTGGACTTCAAAGAGCTCCTTGAGAAAGAGAGAAGTAACTTTCAGTTGGTGAACACTGCTGTGTCCTATCTTGGAGGAGTGCCTGCTATGATAAATCCAGAGGATATGTCCAACACTATCCCAAatgaaaag gtTGTTACATGCTACCTCTCCTTCCTCTGTGCCCGTCTTTTGGATCTCCGCAATGAAACAAGAGCAGCCCGGGTCATCCAGGGTGCATGGCGGAGATACAAGCTACAGAAGAACATTGAGCTTATTCAG CAAAGGAACCTGGCTGCCACTAAAATTCAAGCCCTTGTGCGGAAGTTCATCTTGAGAAGAAGAATGATCCGACAGAATAAGGCAGCCCTCATGATCCAAACATTCTGCAGAGGATACGTTGCACGGGAAAAATTGAGAGTgctgaaaaaagagaaacagtttGCTCTTCAAAATGCAGCTGCAACTGTAATTCAG AAAACATACAAAGCTTGGAGGATTCAAAGTCTCCTAAAGAAAAATCACGCTGCCTCTGTAATCCAAGCAGCTTTCCGGAAGTGGCATGCAAAGAAATTGCTGGAAAGAAATGCTGCAGCCTTGCGAATTCAGGCATGGTACAGAATGCAGCGTTGTAAAACCCAGTATCTGGATATGAAAAGCAAAGCAGTTTGTGTTCAAGCATGGTTTAGAGGTCACCTTCAAAGATGCAAGTTCCGGACTTTAAAGAAAAGGCATGATGCTTCAGTCGTCATTCAGAGTGCATTCAGGGCCTACCTCGTCAGAAAACACGTATCTAAAATGAAGCAAAATGCAGTCGCGATTCAGAGGTGGTTCCAAGCATGCATGCTAAGGAAAGCAGAACAGAAGAGATACTTCAAGATTAAATCGGCAGTTCTTGTTTTGCAAGCAGCTTTCCGTGGCTGGAGGGTCCGACGATCTGTGGCTCAGCGCCTCCAAGCTGCACTTCTGATTCAAACTGCTTTCAGGCGGTTTATGGCTCAAAGGCACTATTTACGTTTAAAAAGATCGGCCATTTTTCTGCAGCAGAGATACAGAGCAAAAGTACTTGGAGACAAATTACGACAAGAGTATATGGCTCTCAAACTCGCTTCAGCGACAATTCAAGCAATTTGGCGAGGACGAGCTGAGAGGAAGAAGATCAGTCAACTCCACAGATTTGCCAGTATCATTCAGTCAAACTACCGTAGATATGTAGCACAGACACGGTTTTTGGAAATGAAACAGGCTGCTGTAGTCATTCAAAGAAGATACAGAGCCTTCAGAGATGGACGGAGGGTGTACGCAGAATACACTGAAATTAAAAGAGCGACCATTGTGCTACAGAGTGCTTACCGTGGCAAGAGAGCAAGACAAGAActgcagaagaaaaacaaagctgCAACTTTGATTCAGTCTGTGATAAGAGCACATAGCTGCCGTCAGAGGTTTTTAGCTCTAAAACGTGCTGCTATTGTCATTCAGCAACACCATCGGGGTTTAGCACTTGGACGGTTGGAAAGAAGCCATTACATCCTTTTGAGGCAGGCAACTATAACTCTACAAGCCATATATCGAGGTTCCAAAGTGAGGCAAAATCTGAGACGAGAGCATCAAGCCGCTACTATCATTCAAGCTCAATTCCGAATGCATAAGGTACGCGTTGCCTTTCTTGCTGCAAAGTGTGCAGCTATCCTCATACAGCGGCAATACAGAGTCTACAGAGTTGGCAAATGCATGCAAGCTACTTACTTGCAAACAAAAAATGCCGCTGTAGTTATTCAGTCAGCATTCAAGGGAATGAGAGTTCGCAACAACTTAAGAAAATCTCACCAAGCTGCAACAGTGATTCAGGCACATTTCCGTGGACATTCCCAACTCAAGAAGTACCAAAGACAACAGTGGGCCGCATCCATTTTACAGCAGAGATTCAGGGCAATTATGACTAAAAATACTGTCATGAAGAGATATGCAGCCATAAAAACCGCTGCCATATGTATCCAGTCAGCTTTCCGTGGAATGATGGTGAGAAAGCAGATTGCAGAATGGCACAAATCTGCAAAAATGATCCAGGAGACATATAGAGCATACAAGCAACGCCGTGATTACCTTGCTCTCAGAAATGCCACCATTCGTATTCAGCAACAGTATAGAGCAATTGTAAGTGCAAGGCAACAATGTAAAAGGTTTTGCTCCTTGAGACCAGCTGCCATCACTTTGCAGTCTATGTACCGAGGGATGAGGGTAAGGAAAGAGATTGATAGAAAGCATAAAGCGGCCACTGTGATTCAGGCaatgtacaaaatgtacaaaactcGTGTGCCATTCCAAGCTATGAAACTGGCTGCATTGGTCATACAGAGGAAATACAGGTGCCATCTACTGAGAAAAGAGGCGAGAGAGAACTTTTTGAAGCTACGGTGTAGTGCAATTGCAATTCAGGCAATTTACAGAGGAAACCGTACACGCCGTGACATTGCTAGAATGAATTTTGCAGCCACAGTCATTCAACAGAAGTACCTTGCCTACAAGCAAAGAAAGTGCTTTTTGTCCATCAGAGCTGCTGTTGAATTCTGTCAACGACACTATCGTTCCGTTTTGGCAGCAAGGCGCGATCGGAGAGATTATTTTGCTAAACGCCGAGCTGCTGTTGCAATCCAGGCAACTTTCAGAGGAATGCAGGTCCGGCGACAGATCCGAAGAGAGCATGAAGCTGCAACAATCATTCAGTCCCATGTGAGAAAACACATCCTCAAGTTGCGCTTCCAGCGACTTCGCAGGGCAGTCTGCACTGTTCAGCAGCGTTTCAGAGCAAACAAAATGATGAAACGAGAGATGGCAGCACTGCAGGAACAGAAGAGTGCTGCCACGATTCTGCAAGCAGCCTATCGTGGCATGAAGTCCAGACAGACTTTGAAGCAAATGCATCAGGCTGCCACCACCGTTCAGGCAACTTTCAGAGCTTATAGGGCTTGTAAACGGTATTTAGCCATGAAATACGCTGCCATTGTCATTCAGCAACGGTACCGTGCCACAAATGTAGCGAAACAGCAGAGAAAGCATTTTCTTGAAATGTGCCAAAGTGCACTTGTTGTTCAGGCATGTTATAGAGGTCTTAAAGTTAGGAGGAAACTACTACAACAGTGTCAAGCAGCTGTCTTGATTCAGTCTTGTTTTAGGAGACACAAAGAGATGGTTAAGTACCAGGCCATGAGGTTGTCTGCTATCATTATCCAGAACCATTACAGGTCATACACCCAGGCTAGAGCAGTTCGTGAGAACTATCTACAATTAAGAAAGTCAGCCATTGTCATTCAAGCAGCTTTTAGAGGACACTCCTTAAGGATACAATTGGCAGAAAAGCAAGAAGCATCCATCATCATACAGGCTACTTTCCGGATGTACCAGCAGAGGTCAACATTTAAGAGACAGCGCTGGGCAGCCAGGGTTCTCCAGCAGAGATTTAGAGCCCTGAAACTTCGAGACGAGCAGATGTGTAGATACCAGCAGGTAAGAAATGCCGCTGTATGCCTGCAGAAGTCTTTCAGAGGGATGAAGGGGAGAGAACTGGCCAGACGGACCAAGGCCGCAAGAACCATCCAGTCCTACCTAAGGATGGCTGTCCAACGACAGCGTTTCTTGAAAGAAAAGGCTGCAGCAATCACGATTCAGTCTGTGTACAGAGGCCATTGCGCCAGAGTTCAGCATGCCAGGATGCAAGCAAGCGCAACACTCATCCAAAAATGGTACAGATCATGTAAACTGGTCcaaaaagatcaaaatgattttGTTGCTCTTAAGCAAGCTACTCTAACCTTACAATCTGCATTGCGTGGAATGCTAGTGAGGAGGCTTGCAAAAAGAAGGCGGGCTGCAATCAAGATTCAGTCTGTTATGCGCATGCATGTACAACGCAAGCGCTACATGTTGCTCCGCTCAAGTATCCTGAAGTTGCAAGCTCATTACAGAATGTTTGTGGACCGGAGAAGATACCGCAGGTTGCAGGCTGCAACTGTTACTCTCCAAAAGCATTACAGAGCTCATAGGGCAACAGTGGAGCAGAGGAGCAGTTATCTGAAGACACTACAGAACATAAAAATCCTTCAGGCCAGAGTGCGTGGACACATTGAGTACAGAAGATTCCAGAGATTGCGTGCAAGTGCCATCACAATTCAG GCACATTATCGGGGGATGATTGAAAGACGCAGGTTTCGCCATCTCAAGGAATCTGTTTTGGTTATACAGAAACAATACAGAGCTTTTCGCCTCTGCCAGAGAGAGCGTGCACAGTTTCTTCAACTGCAAAAGTCAGCTGTTGTGATACAA ACAGCATTTCGAGCTTATCAAACAAGACAACATGCTGTGCGAGCACAAGCTGCCCAGAAAATTCAGGCCTGGTTCCGAGGACGCATAGCTAGAcgaaactacattttaaaacaagctgCTATTGCAACCATTAGTCGGTGTATTCAAGCAAGACGCCAACGTTCAAG TTTCTAG